From one Candidatus Woesearchaeota archaeon genomic stretch:
- a CDS encoding class I SAM-dependent methyltransferase gives MIKVTKLKKHSGKAGKGKLFYKWNEQMFVKHGNESRFKHANPVIKYISNHRKRAILNLLSPKNTDKMLDAGCGSGIILREIKEGSVIGIDCSATALRQARKNMQGKNTKLMMADVQKLPFKKNSFNKIICSEVIEHLPSPAKVIDEIKRVSKRGAIVIFTIPNQPLLDKIAYMFRKLNVKKGELDLDMEWHIHKFNLKKFRQLIKNKFKIIKIKRSPFLFPLSYIIQCRN, from the coding sequence TACAAATGGAATGAGCAGATGTTTGTCAAGCATGGCAATGAAAGCAGATTCAAGCATGCTAACCCGGTGATAAAATACATTTCAAATCACAGGAAAAGAGCCATCCTGAACCTCCTCTCCCCAAAAAATACAGATAAGATGCTTGATGCAGGATGCGGCTCCGGCATAATATTGAGGGAAATAAAAGAAGGCAGCGTTATTGGCATTGATTGCTCTGCTACAGCGCTAAGGCAGGCCAGGAAAAATATGCAGGGTAAAAATACAAAGCTGATGATGGCAGATGTCCAGAAACTCCCATTCAAAAAAAACAGCTTCAATAAAATAATCTGCTCTGAGGTAATTGAGCACCTGCCCAGCCCGGCAAAAGTCATAGATGAAATAAAAAGGGTTTCTAAAAGAGGCGCAATAGTTATTTTTACAATACCTAATCAGCCTTTGCTGGACAAGATAGCGTATATGTTCAGAAAACTGAATGTAAAAAAAGGAGAGCTGGATTTGGACATGGAGTGGCACATACATAAATTTAACCTGAAGAAATTCAGGCAGCTGATAAAAAACAAATTCAAAATAATCAAAATAAAGAGAAGCCCATTCTTATTCCCTCTCAGCTACATTATCCAATGCAGGAATTAA
- the asnB gene encoding asparagine synthase (glutamine-hydrolyzing) translates to MCGISGFNFEDKASIKKMCDVIVHRGPDQGGIYTDKGISLGHRRLSIIDLSEKGMQPMCNEDKDIWIVFNGEIYNYKELRLDLENKAHKFRSETDTETIVHAYEEYGEDSVKKLNGDFAYAIYDGKKKKLLLARDRLGIKPLYYYLDSNKIIFASEIKAILQHKIKKEVNLESLNRFITLRYIPPSETIFKNIYKLKPGHLLSYDLKNKTHAIIRYWIPDISNGNILPASENFFIKKIQVLLKDCVNRRLMSDVPLGAYLSGGIDSSSVVAMMSMISKETNSKEEVKTFSVGFGHGEETDELQHAKLISEHFGTNHREYTVKSDLVKLLPKIVWHSDEPLADPALIPVYLLAQNAKKEVTVVLTGDGGDEVFAGYEQCKFLMLMEKMKRINVLKKTVLPFFVKNSPKFLLNKFFKYSSSLGDEGIKRAVSLLKSEGKGRNYLDIVSIFSEEDKKGALLSDIYGKIKNTNLSRWLDAEYFNNKNNYLNQILAMEMETVLPEDFLMKADKMNMAHAVEERVPFLDHRLVELSFTMPPKLKLHGFNEKYILKKAMSNFIPKKIISRQKQRFYVPIDLWIREDLKYWSDILLDKETIKRQGYFDYSYIDKIRRNYSGSRLYYARQLWSLLAFQLWHRIFIENEMHSEIDLNKLY, encoded by the coding sequence ATGTGCGGCATAAGCGGATTTAATTTCGAGGACAAGGCATCAATAAAAAAGATGTGCGATGTTATAGTACATCGCGGCCCAGATCAGGGCGGGATTTACACAGACAAAGGCATTTCTTTGGGCCACAGAAGGCTGAGCATCATTGACCTCAGCGAAAAGGGAATGCAGCCGATGTGCAATGAAGACAAGGACATCTGGATTGTTTTTAACGGCGAAATATATAATTACAAGGAACTGAGGTTAGATCTCGAAAATAAAGCTCATAAGTTCCGCAGTGAAACAGATACCGAAACAATAGTGCACGCTTATGAGGAATATGGGGAAGACTCTGTTAAAAAGCTGAATGGCGATTTTGCATATGCAATATATGACGGCAAAAAAAAGAAGCTCTTGCTTGCAAGGGACAGGCTCGGAATAAAGCCATTGTATTACTATCTGGACAGCAATAAGATAATATTTGCTTCTGAAATAAAGGCAATACTGCAGCATAAAATAAAAAAAGAGGTAAATTTAGAGTCATTAAACAGGTTCATCACATTGAGATACATACCGCCTTCAGAAACAATTTTCAAAAATATCTATAAATTAAAGCCAGGGCATCTGCTGTCCTATGATTTAAAGAATAAAACTCACGCTATAATCAGATACTGGATCCCGGATATTTCAAATGGCAATATTCTTCCGGCTTCTGAGAACTTTTTTATTAAAAAAATCCAGGTATTATTGAAGGACTGCGTGAACAGAAGGTTGATGAGCGACGTTCCTCTTGGCGCCTACCTTAGCGGAGGCATTGATTCAAGCTCTGTTGTTGCTATGATGAGCATGATCAGCAAAGAAACCAATTCAAAAGAGGAGGTAAAGACATTCTCAGTCGGATTTGGCCATGGCGAGGAAACTGATGAATTGCAGCATGCGAAATTGATAAGCGAGCATTTCGGCACTAACCACAGGGAATATACTGTAAAATCAGACCTTGTAAAGCTGCTTCCAAAAATAGTGTGGCATTCTGACGAGCCATTGGCAGATCCTGCTCTTATCCCAGTCTACCTTCTTGCGCAGAATGCAAAAAAAGAAGTCACAGTTGTGCTTACAGGAGACGGCGGAGACGAGGTTTTTGCAGGATACGAGCAGTGCAAGTTTTTAATGCTGATGGAAAAGATGAAAAGGATTAATGTGCTTAAAAAAACAGTGCTTCCTTTTTTTGTTAAAAATTCGCCAAAATTCCTGTTAAATAAATTTTTTAAATATAGCTCCTCTTTGGGTGATGAGGGGATAAAGAGGGCGGTAAGCCTTCTGAAATCTGAGGGGAAAGGCAGGAATTACCTCGATATAGTATCAATCTTTAGCGAAGAAGACAAGAAAGGGGCCTTATTAAGCGATATTTACGGAAAAATAAAAAACACAAATCTGAGCAGATGGCTTGATGCAGAATATTTTAACAACAAAAACAATTATCTGAACCAGATCTTGGCCATGGAAATGGAAACCGTGCTGCCAGAGGACTTTTTGATGAAAGCAGACAAGATGAACATGGCCCATGCAGTTGAGGAAAGGGTGCCTTTTTTGGATCACAGATTGGTTGAGCTTTCCTTTACAATGCCGCCTAAGCTCAAGCTTCATGGCTTCAATGAAAAATACATTCTGAAAAAGGCAATGTCAAACTTCATCCCGAAAAAAATAATCAGCAGGCAGAAGCAGCGCTTCTATGTTCCGATTGATTTGTGGATCAGGGAAGACCTGAAATACTGGAGCGATATTCTGCTTGATAAGGAAACTATAAAAAGGCAGGGTTATTTTGATTATTCTTACATCGATAAAATAAGAAGGAATTATTCCGGGTCAAGGCTTTATTATGCAAGGCAGCTCTGGAGCCTGCTGGCTTTCCAGCTTTGGCACAGGATATTTATTGAAAACGAAATGCACAGTGAAATAGATCTGAATAAGCTTTACTAA
- a CDS encoding cobalamin B12-binding domain-containing protein → MKIALVFPPYNLIKEAYGSKKQIKSGNLPPLGLGYLAGAFEQKGHTVKIIDASAMGIGFNTTIGILKEFGPDFIGIAANNAVAENAMFLANKAKEELNIPIILGGPHPSCFPEECLGNKGVDYIVLGEGEKTFPELIDKISARKDVKGIPGIGYKENGKSKFTAQTGPIMALDELPPIAWHLFDFQLYTPLPNQYKRLPAVNYITSRGCPWRKCAFCYQSGIMSQVYRRHSPERVVEDIKLLMHKYGIREISFWDDNFLINESWIKRFCDLLKENKLDLAWSCYGKVSTPTEEMLKRVAEAGCWSVFYGIESGNQDLLDGINKGITLDQVRRTIKLTHKYGMETRGSFMLAIPGETPEKAEKTIKFAIELDLDYAQFLPTYPEYGTPLYDLAMKTGKIVKGYHGRTKAAYVPEGYKDGKQVEYYVKKAYRKFYFRPHYVWKVLKKIKSFDDFKKYFEGLKFMIGLTN, encoded by the coding sequence ATGAAAATAGCATTGGTTTTTCCTCCGTATAATTTAATAAAAGAAGCTTATGGAAGCAAGAAGCAGATAAAAAGCGGGAATCTGCCTCCGCTTGGCCTTGGCTATTTAGCCGGAGCTTTCGAGCAAAAAGGCCATACTGTCAAAATAATAGATGCTTCTGCAATGGGAATAGGATTTAACACAACAATAGGGATTCTGAAAGAATTCGGCCCTGATTTTATCGGGATAGCTGCAAACAATGCTGTGGCTGAAAATGCGATGTTTCTCGCGAACAAGGCGAAAGAAGAGCTGAATATCCCGATTATTTTGGGCGGCCCTCATCCATCGTGCTTTCCTGAAGAATGCCTCGGTAATAAAGGCGTAGATTATATTGTCTTGGGCGAGGGTGAAAAAACCTTCCCTGAGCTGATAGATAAAATTTCGGCAAGAAAAGACGTAAAAGGAATACCCGGTATAGGCTATAAAGAAAATGGCAAGTCAAAATTCACAGCGCAAACTGGGCCAATAATGGCTCTTGACGAGCTCCCGCCAATAGCATGGCATCTTTTTGATTTCCAGCTTTACACGCCGCTTCCTAACCAATATAAAAGGCTTCCGGCTGTGAATTATATAACCTCAAGGGGATGCCCGTGGAGAAAATGCGCCTTTTGCTATCAGAGCGGCATAATGAGCCAGGTTTATAGGCGGCATTCTCCTGAAAGGGTTGTTGAAGATATTAAGCTTTTGATGCATAAGTATGGAATAAGGGAGATTTCTTTTTGGGATGATAATTTCCTGATAAATGAAAGCTGGATAAAAAGGTTTTGCGACCTTCTCAAGGAAAACAAGCTGGATTTGGCATGGTCATGCTATGGAAAAGTAAGCACGCCGACAGAGGAAATGCTTAAGAGGGTGGCAGAAGCAGGTTGCTGGAGCGTATTTTATGGCATAGAAAGCGGCAACCAGGACCTGCTTGACGGCATAAACAAAGGAATAACATTGGATCAGGTAAGAAGGACAATAAAGCTGACGCATAAGTATGGGATGGAAACAAGAGGCTCTTTCATGCTCGCCATTCCTGGCGAAACCCCTGAAAAAGCTGAAAAAACAATAAAATTTGCAATAGAGCTTGACCTTGATTACGCGCAATTCCTGCCTACTTACCCTGAATATGGCACCCCGCTTTATGATCTCGCTATGAAAACAGGTAAGATTGTCAAGGGCTATCATGGAAGAACAAAAGCAGCCTACGTGCCTGAAGGGTATAAAGATGGCAAACAAGTCGAATATTATGTCAAAAAAGCATACAGGAAATTCTATTTCAGGCCTCATTATGTTTGGAAAGTGCTTAAAAAAATAAAGTCTTTTGATGATTTTAAAAAGTATTTTGAAGGCCTGAAGTTCATGATTGGCCTTACAAACTGA